TCATAACAACTACCGCTCATAGCATTGGAATAGCTGGTAGTATAGCTGAGTTTTGCTTTGTTCTTGATCGCTTCCAAGACTTTAGTGCGGTTGGACAAACAAAATGGGCAACTAACTTCAGTATACGTGTGTTGAATGCAACATCAAGCTGTTGCTTCAACTGTGAGAGGCATACGTAATTTTAGCTAGTAATTACCTTCTTTACATATTAGCTTCATAAACTTGATCTCGCAAAACTAAATCTAGCTAATTTAATGTACTTTCCCTCAGTAAATTCACTAATTGCAAAGTTAATTTTTTTGAAGTTCTAGCTGACAAAAAGTCGGTTATTTTCCCTGATTACTGTTGTAATCAGACTAAATAGGATAAAGCATGTAACACATCATCTACAACGCTAGCTATTGCATTCTGGAGCTTAAAACTCAGATGTCAGTCAAAAGACCTTTATTAATGAATCAGCCACAGATTGGCAAGCTCATTCGTGAACTTCGGTTAGAAACTGGGCTGACGCAAGAACAGTTTGCGGCTCAATTAGGCGTTACCTGCTCTTCAGTTAACCGCTGGGAGAATGGACGCGGCAAGCCTTTACCGCTGGCTAGGCAACAGATCTTGCAATGCGTGGAACAGATGGGCGATCGCGGTAAGGATTTGTTGGCTAAGTATTTAGTCAATTAGCTCTAGGGACAAAAGCTGAGTAAGCAACTGCGGCACGTCTGCGGCAGAGCGCAGATTTTATCTGCCTTTCATTCACAAAAACTTTTACGAAATTGGTAGCGTATGGCTCTCACCAAGGAATATTGGCGTGCCGTAATGACGGGGACGCAAAAAGATCGCCTTGAGGTAAGGAGATGATAACGGAAACATTAAAACCCTTACCAGGTTCCATAGTCACTTGTCGCGATCGCCAGTGGATTGTACTACCTTCCGAAAACCCAGGTATCATCCGCTTGCGCCCTTTGAGTGGCAATGAGGACCAGATTTGCGGTATCTATCAACCACTCAATCTCGAAGCGATCGCCCCAGCGCAGTTTCCTCTCCCACAACCAGAAGCTATTCAAGACCATACTGCCGTCCAGTTGCTGATGGATGCTGCCCGGCTAAGTTTACGTAGTGGAGCAGGACCGTTTAGGTGTTTAGGGCGATTATCTGTCCGACCCCGCCCCTACCAGTTAGTGCCGTTATTGATGGCACTACGCCTAGATACAGTGCGGCTGTTAATTGCTGACGACGTAGGAATTGGTAAAACCATTGAAGCAGGATTAATTGCCCGCGAACTGCTTGACCGAGGTGAAGTCAAACGTCTAGCAATCCTATGCCCACCCCAATTATGCGACCAGTGGCAGCGGGAGTTACGAGAGAAATTTCAGATTGATGCTGTCGTTATTCGTTCTGGCACCGTATCGAAATTAGAACGGGGGCTGCCTGAATCAGGCGATCGCCACATCTTTGAGTATTACCGCCACATCATTGTCAGTCTCGACTACGCCAAGTCAGAACGTCGCCGCGCCAGTTTCCTTACCTATTGCCCCGATTTAGTAATAGTAGATGAAGCTCATACTTGCGCTCGTGGCAATTCTGGGGAAACCTCAGTTCAGCAACGCCACCAGCTCGTGCAAGAGGTTGCAAAAAAATTAGATCGACACCTAGTTTTACTCACAGCTACGCCTCACAGCGGAATTGAAGCTTCCTTCCTATCTATTCTGGGGTTGCTCAAGCCAGAGTTTGAATTCGACCTCGATCGCCTTACCGAAGCCCAGCGCACCCAACTTGCCAATCACTTTGTCCAGCGGCGACGGGCAGACGTGAAATTGTGGCTGGGTAATGAAACACCGTTTCCCGAACGAGAATCATTAGAACTGCCCTATCGACTTTCAAAAGAATATCGCAATTTATTTGAAGAGGTTTATAACTTTGCCCGTGGGCTAGTCAAGACAGCAGATGACCGACTCAGTTATGCCCAGCGTCGAGGACGGTATTGGTCAGCTTTGGCTTTGATTCGCTGCGTTATGTCTTCTCCTGCTGCTGCGATCGCGACGCTGACTCGGCAGGCAAGCAAAGCAGATGTCAGCGAGTTAGTCAATGACATTGATGAAGAACTCCTGGGTGCTTACGTTTACGACCCCACAGAACAGGAGCAAGCCACTGATGCACCGCCGACTGTAGTTGTGGAACAGGGACAACAATCTTATGCAGATACAGACAGACGCAAGTTAAGAACCTTTGTCCAGTTAGCAGAGAAACTGCAAGGGGAAAAAGATGTCAAATTACAGCAGGCGATCGCCACAGTCGAATTGCTACTCAAACAGGGATTTAATCCCATTATTTGGTGTCGCTACATTGCTACCGCTAACTATTTGGCAGCAGCGCTTAAGCAATTGGAGAGAGGTCGCAACATTCGCGTGCTAGCAATTACTGGGGAAATGCCGGAGGACGTGCGCGAAACCCAGTTAACTGATTTGCAATCATATCCCCAGCGTGTGATGGTAGCTACCGACTGCCTGAGTGAGGGGATAAATCTTCAAGAACACTTTAGCGCTGTTGTACATTACGACTTGCCTTGGAACCCAAATCGTTTAGAGCAACGAGAAGGACGAATAGACCGCTACGGACAAACGATCCCTGTTGTAAAAAGCTATTTGCTCTACGGTCAAGATAACCCGGTGGATGGTGCAGTGCTGGAGGTGTTAATTCGTAAAGCAGTACAAATCCACAAGACATTGGGTATTACTGTTCCCGTACCGATGGATAGCGCCACAGTAACGGAAGCAGTGTTTAAATCGTTATTTGAACACGCCCCCGAAGCCAAGCAGCTGTCGTTACTCGACTTATTGGAATCAGATGCCCTAAATCAGGTGCATCAAAGTTGGGATAGGGCAGTGGAACGGGAAAAAATCAGCCGGACTCGCTTTGCTCAACGGTCAATTAAACCAGCCGAAGTAGAGCAAGAGCTAGTTGAGTCGGATCTAATTTTAGGCGACGAGCAGGATGTGGAAAGATTTGTCCGCGCTGCTTGCGAACGATTAAATAGTTCCCTGATTAAAAAGAAGCAAGGTTGGCTCCTGCCATCGCCGCCGCAATGCTTAAAGGCAGTTCTGGGAGACAAACAGCGTTTGGTTTCTTTTACTACGCCAACACCAGAGGGAGTAGAGTACGTCGGACGAAATCACCCGCTTGTAGAAGGTTTAGCACGTCACTTGCTGGAAGAGGCACTGGACAATACCTCCAATCCTGCTGCTGCCCGGTGTGGCTTTACTGTGACTGATGCCGTTGACCAGCGCACAATTCTCTTACTGTTGCGACTGCGGCATCTATTAAAGACTCCCCAGCACCAAAGTTTACTGGCAGAAGAGTGCTTGGTTGCAGGATTTACCGGATCGCCTACTAACCCCCTGTGGCTATCCGATGAGGCAGCTAGAAACTTGTTGCAGCAAGCAGAACCGGTGGGCGACCTGCCGATAGGAAGAAAACGCTTAGAGATCGATCAATTCTTGGAGCAAGTTGGGGAACTCGAAGAGGAGTTACGCTCTTTTGCCGAGCGGCGATCGCATTCTCTCTCCCAATCTCACCGCCGCGTTAGAGCCATTACCAAAGAAGGGCAGGTACGAGTCCAACCCCAACTGCCAATGGATATTTTAGGGATTTTGATTTTACAGCCAGGGCAACCCAAGGTAAACAGATGAGTGCAGTCGCGAATCCATTAACCGGAATTCAGATAGAAGGAAACTTGATCGCCTCAGACATGACAGCAGAAATTCAAGCTGGGGCAATTAAGGGGCAAGCAGCAGCAGATTTTAACTTTGCCAAAACTGACAAACTGGCTGATGAAATTGCGATCGCTTGGGGAGATGCCAAGGCATATTGGGCAGCGTTTCAAAGAGCGGTAGCAAGATTATCTGAAAGTGAGTTGGCAACAACTGTCACCCGCGAACAGTGGGTAGTGCCATTACTACGAAGTTTGGGCTACGACCCTGTTTATACAGCCAAAGCCGAAGTAGTGGATGGACAAACTTTCGCCCTCTCTCACCGTACCGATCCAGGCGAGGATAAACCACCTATTCACATCCTTGGTTGTCGGCTCAAATTAGAACAGCGCCCGCCCAGTGGTACACCCAGACTCTCAGCTCATGCCCTGATGCAGGAATACCTCAACCGGACTGAGCATCTATGGGGGATTGTCACCAATGGGATGCACTGGCGGCTGTTGCGCGACTCTTCGTTGATGACTCGCCTTACCTACATTGAGTTTGACTTGGAACAAATTCTCAACGGTGAGAACTTTGCTGAATTTGGGTTATTTTATCGCCTCTTCCATCGTTCCCGACTACCCCAAGGAACAGAAGATACCGATGCGTGCTTGCTGGAATACTACCACCAAGAGGCAATTCAGCAGGGGGGACGAGTACGCGATCGCCTCCGGGATGGAGTAGAAAAAGCTTTGGTATTGCTGGGTACGGGGTTTCTGCAACATCCAGCTAATGGACAGTTACGGCAATTCTTTCAGTCGGGAGAACAGGCAGACACCGTTTACTACCGCCAGCTGCTACTGCTAATTTATCGCCTGCTGTTTTTGATGGTGGCAGAAGCGCGGAATTTGTTACTGACGGATGAAGATCCAGAAAAAGCCCGCATTTACCTAGAATATTACAGCCTTACCCGATTGCGGAATTTAGCAGAACGTCCCAGCTATCGGCGTGAAGGGTTCCAAGATGTGTGGCAAGGGCTACGAGTAACCTTCCGCTTGTTTGACGAGAACTGGCGGGGAGAAGCTTTAGGACTTTCACCCTTGAATGGGGACTTATTTGGTTCCAAAACACTCAAGCACTTGGATGAATATGCGATCGATAACCACGAACTGTTGCTAGCAATTCGACACTTATCTTTGTACGAACAAAAGGGACAATCGCGCCGGGTAAATTATGCCGCGCTAGATGTCGAGGAATTGGGCAGCGTCTATGAAAGTCTGCTCGATTTTCATCCTCAAGTCGTGCAGCGGCAAGGGATTTATGAATTCCAGTTGGTGACAGGGAGCGATCGCAAAACGACAGGTTCTTACTATACGCCACCTGAACTGGTAGGGCAGTTGATTAAGAGTGCTTTGGAACCTGTAATTGAGGAGAAGTTAAAGAATGCCCTCACCCCTAACCCCTCTCCCAGTGGGAGAGGGGAACAAGAACTCCCCTTCTCCCCAAGGGAGAAGGGGTTGGGGGATGAGGGCAAACGAGATAAATGGGAGGTTCCTGTTGCTGTTCAAAGGAAAATGCAAGAAATTGCGCGGCAGCTACGCAAACAGTCAACACAGAGTGAAGCAATCTTGTGGGAAGCATTACGTAACCGGAAGCTAGACAATCGTAAGTTTCGCCGACAGCACCCAATTGGTACGTTTGTAGTTGATTTCTTTTGCCAACAAGAACGGCTAATTGTCGAAGTTGATGGAGAGATTCACGCATCACAAAGAGATCTCGACCAACAACGTCAAGAACTTCTCGAATCGTTAGGGCTGCGTTTTGTGCGTGTCAGTACTCAGCAAGTTGAAACAGATTTGAATGCAATATTAGAAACAATTCGTGCTGCCTTTCTCCCTTTACCTAGTGGAAAAAATGCCCTCACCCCTAGCCCCTCTCCCACTGGGAGAGGGGAACAAGAACTCCCCTTCTCCCTTGGGGAGAAGGGGTTGGGGGATGAGGGACAATCCCCACAGGAACAAGCTTTACTCAGTATCAAAGTCTGCGATCCTGCTTGCGGTTCAGGGCATTTTCTCTTAGCAGCAGCACGGCGACTTGGCAAAGAGTTAGCGCGAGTCCGCACGGGAGAAGCGCAACCAGGACCAGAACCGTTACGTAAGGCTATTCGAGATGTGGTTCAAAACTGTATCTATGGGGTGGACTTGAACCCCCTGGCGGTCGATCTGTGCAAGGTAGCGTTATGGATTGAGGGTTTTAATCGCGGATTCCCACTGAATTTTCTCGACCACCGGATTAAGTGTGGTAATTCTTTAGTAGGGGTGCTGGATTTAGAGTGTCTAGAAGAAGGCATTCCCGATGAGGCGTATAAGGCAGTGACAGGGGATGATAAGTCTCTGTCGTCGCAGTACCGCAAGCGGAATAAGCAGGAACGAGAAACAGATTTACAGGGACAGTTATCGATATTCGACCAGTTGGATGATGAGCGATCGCACTATGCCCAAACAGCCAAAGAAGTAGGCGCGATCGCGGAAGTTACAACTGTTGATGTTAGACAAAAGCAAGAACAGTATCAACAAAGTCGTCAAAATCGAGGTTGGTGGCGCGACTATTCTGCTTGCAATCTGTGGACGGCTGCCTTCTTTATGCCGCTGACTGAACAAAATTTGCAATTGTTGCCAACAACAGCAGCGTTAACTCAACTATTGCGCGGGAATACGTCTACACAAAAAATAGTGGAAGCGGCAAATAAGTTAGCCCAAGAAAAGCACTTTTTCCACTGGTGTTTGGAATTCCCTGAAGTATTTGAGGTAGGCGGGTTTGATTGTGTATTGGGTAATCCACCTTGGGAACGGATTAAGTTACAGGAAAAAGAGTTTTTCGCTTCTCGCAGCGCTGAAATTGTTAACGCTACAAATAAGGCAGCGCGGGAGAGGTTGATTAAGCAGTTGCCAAAGGCTAATTCAGTATTAGCACAAGCGTTTGATGCAGCAAAGCATGATGCTGAAGCACAAAGTAAGTTTATCCGTGAATCAGATAGATTTCCATTAACTGCTGTAGGAGATATCAATACTTACGCCGTGTTTGCTGAAACAACTAGAAAGCTGATTTCACCTAATGGCAGAGTTGGGGTAATTGTTCCTACAGGTATTGCTACTGATGATACTTATAAAAAGTTTTTTGGGGATTTAACGCAAAAGCAGATTTTAGCAAGTCTGTACGATTTTGAGAATCGAGATAAACTATTTTCTGCTGTAGATAGCCGCATGAAATTCTCCTTACTGGCTATCAGTGGTAAGCCAATAAAACAAGGTAATTTTTCCTTCTTCCTCACCCAACCGAGACAACTAGAAAATCAATCCCGTGTTTTCCAGCTTTCTCCTCAAGATATTGCCTTACTAAATCCTAATACTCTCACCTGTCCTATTTTTCGTACTCGTGCTGATGCTGAACTAACCAAGAAAATCTATCAGCGTGTCCCTATTTTGGAAAATGAACGCACTGGCATTAACCCTTGGGGTATTTCATTTATGGCTATGTTTCACATGGCAAATGATAGCGGTTTGTTTGTCTCCTCACCTCCCTCACCCCCTTCCCCTCTCCCTCAGGGAGAGGGGTGTCCGCAAGGACGGGGTGAGGGCTTATTACCTCTATACGAAGCCAAGATGTTTCACCAGTTCGATCACCGTTGGGCAACTTATACCGACAGTGGCAATACTCGCGATCTGACAGATATTGAAAAAAGTAATCCACGCTTCTTCTCTCAGCCTCGTTACTGGGTTAGCCGTACTCAGGTAGAGAATAAGCTGGGTGATAAATGGAAGAAAGATTGGTTATTAGGTTTTAGAGATATCTGCCGTTCAACTGATGAACGTACATTTATATCTAGCATTTTTCCAAAAATTGCTATTAGCAACAAGGCTCCTTTATTACTGACTAATCAAGCCGATACTAATCTGATTGCCTGTTTTTTGGCTAGCATCAATAGCCTAGTGTTTGATTTGGTTGCTAGGCAAAAGATAGGTGGAACAACAATGAACTTTTTCATAGTTAAACAACTCCCCGTCATTCCCCCAGAAGCATATACCCCAGAAGACATCGACTTTATCAGCAGCCGCGTCCTCGAACTTGTTTACACCGCCTGGGATATGCAACCCTTCGCCCAAGATATGGGATATGACGGCGAACCCTTTATTTGGAACAGCAACAGACGAGCATTATTAAGAGCAGAATTAGACGCATATTATGCCAAACTCTACGGACTCACCCGCGACGAACTCCGTTATATTCTCGATCCTGCTGATGTCTATGGTTCCGACTTCCCCAGCGAAACTTTCCGCGTGTTGAAGAACAACGAAATTAAAAAATTTGGCGAATATCGCACTCAAAGATTGGTACTAGAAGCATGGAATAGAATGTTTGGATAATTCATAATTCGGAATTGATTGTTGTGAATGGCTAGGGTTACGCTTGAGTTTGTTCTGGCGTTATGTCTATTGGAGCTATTGCTGTAATTTCAGAATACCGAGCAAAATCGCGGGTATTAAAAGTAAGAATATGTGTAACTTGATAAACGAGCATTGCTGCTACAAGTCGAGCATCATGAACGTTTACTCCTACAACACCATAAGCCATAACCAGCCGTTCCCATTCTGGATAGATAGCAGAAGTATCGCGCCCCAATAAAATGTTGGTTGCGTTTACAGCGTCCGCGTACATTGGATGACTTGGCTGGGCGCTTCGCAGCAGCACATTGGTGTCTACAAGGAAAGTCATAAACGCTCGTCATCGTATATGCTCTCGCGGCTGACAGCATAATCGGACAAAAGTAGCGTATTTCGGTCGTGGCTAGAAGCCCATTCCCGAAAAGCACGCGCACGTTCTTCTGGAGTCGTTTTGTATGAAGGAGTCTGCTTCAGTTCTCTCAAACGCTCAACCATATAATCGAGGTGAGGCTGAATTTGCTCAGGAGTAAGATTCGTCATCCTGACCAGCACTTGAGTAATTACCTCTAAGTCTTCTTTATTGTCTTCAAGATTTTGACTGTTTCCAGCAACTCGGTTCTGTGTCATCTCTTTGTCCTTTCAGGAAAAATATATGTCGAACTAATCTTGCTTGCTATTTTGACAAATCTGGTACCAAAAGAGGGAAATACTGACATTCTGCTAACAACAGACGACAGACTGATACGTAAATCTAATATTTAACATCCTATGAATGCTGTCACTGTAAATTTGAACCCTGTTATTCAACTTACCGATGACCAGTTTTACCAACTCTGTCGAGCAAATCCTGACGTGAAATTTGAACGTAACGCAAAGGGAGCATTAATCATTATGCCACCTACGGGAGGAGAAACTGGCAATCTTAATGTTGAAATTGCTACTGAATTTGTGCTTTGGAACCGACAGACGCAGCTAGGTAAAGTTTTCGATTCCTCCACTTGTTTCAAACTTCCCAACGGTGCAGATCGTTCTCCCAATGTTTCATGGCTTAAACAAGATCGCTGGGATACTCTGACTCCAGAACAAAAAGCACAATTTCCTCCAATTGCTCCTGATTTTGTTTTGGAGTTAATGTCACCTACAGATAGTTTAATGACAACAAAAAATAAAATGCAAGAGTATATGGAAAATGGAGTAAGACTTGGCTGGTTAATTAATCCTAATACTCATTCAGCAGAGATTTATCGTCAAGGACAGAGTGTAGAATTTTTACAATCTCCTATTAAATTATTAGGAGAAGATATTTTACCTGGCTTTGCACTCAATTTACAACTGCTTTGGAAGTCATCATAACGATTAATGCAAAAAGCATAGGAACAAATCAATAAAATTGTTGTAAGTATTAATAATTATTTAGTCAAAAATCCAAAAATTTTGGTTAAAGGTGTGATATCAAATCCGCTTAAATGACTGTAAGATCTCGCCCTCACCCCCTGCCCCTCTCCCAAGCTTGGGAGAGGGGTGCCGGAGGCGGGGTGAGGGCTAGCCAAATCATGGGCAATCAACCGGATTTGATATGATAAATATATCGATTTGAGTGCGATCGCCTGCGCTCTCATGTGATGTATCTAACTAAATTGGGCATTCTAAGACAAGAACATAGACGAGTTCGTCGTTAAAACAAAACCGATAAGCGCAGTTCTTTATGTCAGATGCCCTTAATCTCCAAGCTATCCTGGACATCTTTAATTTACGGGATGAAATTATTGGCGACTACCGCCGCTACATCGAAAGCTTTCTCAAGATTCGCGAGCCACGGTTAGAGGCATTTGTTGATCGCGAACTCGAACGCGGCGAACTGTGGCCCGATCCGCTAGTGCAGCTTAATCCCTCCTATAAATCTGGCGCTACCGTAACTCAACTCGTACAGCAGGGCGTACTCCATCCCGATTGCAGTCACTATTTCTATAAAAATGGTCAACCCTTCCGCTTCCACTACCATCAGCAGCAAGCATTTCTTGCCGCCCAGCGTCAGGAACCCTACGTCCTAACTACAGGTACTGGTTCGGGAAAAAGCATGACCTACGTAGTGCCAATTTTTGATGACTTGCTGCGTCATCCAGAAATCAAAGGAGTTCGGGCAATTTTGGTTTACCCGATGAATGCCCTGATTAACTCCCAAAAAGAAGAGTTTGACAAATTCCTAACTCAAGTTCCCAACAGCCCCATTCGTGTCGAGAAATACACCGGACAAGAAAGCCTGACACAAAAAGTCGAAATTCAAAACAACCCACCCCAAATCCTGCTCACTAACTACGTGATGTTGGAGTTGATGCTTTCCCGCACCCACGAAAACAGGTTGGTTGAGTCTCCCAACCTGAAATTTCTCGGATTAGACGAACTGCACACCTACCGGGGTCGCCAAGGGGCTGATGTTGCTATCCTGATTCGCAAACTCCGCCAACGCTGCGGTCAAGATATTCTGTGTATCGGTACTAGTGCCACCATGTCTACCGAAGGCAGCCGAGAGAATCGCCGTCAAACTGTAGCTGCGGTAGCCAGTAAGTTGTTTGGCATGGCAGTCAAGCCAGAAAACGTGATCGATGAAACTCTGGAGCGTGCTATCCAGCGCCCTACTCCCAGTGCTGAGGAACTCCACCACAGCATTACCGCAGGCTTACCCCCCCAAGCAGAGCGATCGCTAGCAGCATTTCAAACTCACCCACTCAGCGCTTGGATGGAAATGAATTTTGGGCTAGCTGAGGAGCAAGGGCATTTGGTTCGCCGCACGCCGATTTCCCTCGCAACTGGAGCCGAGCAACTTGCCGCTCAAACCCAAGTTCCAACCCAAACTTGCCAAGAAACTCTAAAGCAGATGTTTCTCTGGGGCAGTAAAACTAAAGGACTGGCATTTCGCCTGCATCAATTTATTTCCCAAGGGGGTAGCGTCTATGCCACTATCGAGTCTCGCGAGCAACGCTTTTTGACGCTAGAAGGTCAGTACGCAACTACTAACGATCGCCTGCTTTACCCTTTAGTCTTCTGCCGCGAGTGCGGACAAGACTACTACGTAGTGCGCTACGACCCAGATAACTGTACTGTAACTCCGCAGCTAGCTATCTCTCTCGATACCAACGATACTGATATGCAAGAGGGCTACCTTACCCTCGATGAACCGGGACTGTGGGAGACGGATGACGAAGACCGCTTTCCCGATAGCTGGTTTAATGAAACCAAAAAGCAGGGTCGCGTCCCCAAGAAGGAATATGCCTCCCACATCCCACAAAAGTTACGAGTTTTCCCCAATGGTAAAGTCACTAATTCCCTATTGGAAGGTACGAGTAGCTGGTTTGTCGCCAAACCCTTTCTCACCTGCCTTAACTGCGGTGTTGTGCATGACAAGAAAAAGAACGAATTTACTAAGTTGTCCCGCCTGAGTAGCGAAGGTCGCAGTACTGCTACGACTCTCCTCTGTCTTTCCACTGTTAATCGCTTAAAGTCTAGTCCAGCCATTAAACCCGAAGCAGCGAAAATCCTCAGCTTCACGGATAATCGTCAGGATGCTTCCTTGCAAGCCGGACACTTCAACGATTTTGTCCAAACCAGCTTTTTACGGGCAGCACTGAATAAAGCACTTCAGACAAATCAAAGACTAACGCACAGCCAGCTGGCTAACGAGGTTGTTAAACAGATGAATTTAGACCAAGCTAGCTATGCCATTCAACCAGCCCAGTTTGGTCCTGGTAAAAAGCGAAACGAGAGAGTCTTCTGTGAGTTAGTCGAATATCGCCTCTACGAAGACTTGCGTCGAGGTTGGCGGATTGTGCAACCCAACTTAGAACAATGCGGTCTGTTAGTAATTGAATACGACGAATTAGGAACAGTCTGCGAACAGCTGCAACTGTGGCAGCAACATTCCTATCCCCTATTGTTGCAAGCTACCCCAGCCCAAAGATTGTTTGTTACCAAAGCCTTGCTCGATCATCTGCGTAAAGAACTGACACTCGACGCAGCATTACTGCAAAGCGATCGCCTAGACCAACTTAAGCGTGAAGTGGCACAAGCAATCAAAGATCCTTGGAAATTTGATACCGATGAACGTCTGCACATCGCTACTTGGGCTTCTATTGCCAGCGGCGACTGGGAACGAGTGAAAGTTAAGCTAACTTCCCGTAGTAAAATTGGTCGTTTCCTCCGCGCTACTGCCACCTGGCCTTGGCTGCAACAACCATTATCTGAACCAGAGTATAACTCCTTGATTCAGGCACTCATCAATGTTCTATGTACAGCGGGCTATCTCAAGCTCGAAGGGACACAGGTGCAGTTGCGAATTGATTGCATGATTTGGCAAGCCCAAACAGTTGATAAGATTCCTGTCGATCCACTTGTATCCAAGCGGCTTCAAGGTAGTGAAGACTCACAGCTTGAAGTTAATCGGTTTTTTCAGGACTTCTATCAGGGCAATGCTCAGCAACTACACAGTCTGGAAGGGCGGGAACACACCGGGCAAGTCAGCAATGAAGACCGCCAGGAACGGGAAGAAATGTTTCGCCAAGGACAATTGGCATCCCTGTTCTGTTCTCCCACAATGGAACTGGGTATCGATATCTCCGATTTGAATGCCGTCCATTTACGAAATGTGCCGCCGACTCCTGCTAACTATACTCAACGCAGCGGTCGAGCAGGACGAAGTGGACAAGAGGCACTCGTCATTACCTATGCCTCCGTTGGTAGCGGACACGACCAGTATTTCTTCCAGCGTCCAGAGCAAATGGTGGCAGGGGTGGTAGCGCCACCAAAGCTGGAACTGGGCAACCAAGACTTGATCCAGTCTCACGTTTATTCCATTTGGTTAGCCCAGACAGGGCAGGATTTAAAAGAATCGATGAATCAAATTCTCGACCTGGATTTAGCAGCATATCCCTTGAAAGATTCTGTGCGATCGCAACTAGCACTCACGCCTGATGCTAAAGAAAAATGTCTTCAAGCTGCTCAAACAATTCTTGTCGATATCTTCTGTCAAGACGACCTGAAGCAAGCTTCTTGGTATTCCCTTGAGTGGCTGCGTTACACTATCGAAAATGCCCTGGGCACATTTGACAGGAAGTGCGATCGCTGGCGCAAGCTTTACGGTGATGCGATCGCTCAACGAGATTGGGCTCGACAACTAATCGACGGTTCGGCTAAGGGGAGCGTCACCCAAGAACAGCGCAAGCTAGCCGAGACTCAGGAAAGAGAAGCCCGCAGGCAAATCGATTTATTAGTTGGGCAAGTTAGTCCGGGAAAGAGTCAAACCGAGTTAGAGTTTTATCCTTACCGTTACTTTGCTGCTGAAGGCTTCCTGCCAGGATACAACTTTCCCCGGTTACCAGTTCGGGCTTATATTCCGGCTGGCGACTCTGGCAGATTTATCTCCCGCCCCCGCATAGTTGCCATCCGCGAGTTTGCCCCTAGTAATGTTGTTTACTACGAAGGCTCTAAATTCCAGATTGCTAAAATGCGAGTTCCTGT
This window of the Chroococcidiopsis sp. CCMEE 29 genome carries:
- a CDS encoding helix-turn-helix transcriptional regulator; this translates as MSVKRPLLMNQPQIGKLIRELRLETGLTQEQFAAQLGVTCSSVNRWENGRGKPLPLARQQILQCVEQMGDRGKDLLAKYLVN
- a CDS encoding helicase-related protein; amino-acid sequence: MITETLKPLPGSIVTCRDRQWIVLPSENPGIIRLRPLSGNEDQICGIYQPLNLEAIAPAQFPLPQPEAIQDHTAVQLLMDAARLSLRSGAGPFRCLGRLSVRPRPYQLVPLLMALRLDTVRLLIADDVGIGKTIEAGLIARELLDRGEVKRLAILCPPQLCDQWQRELREKFQIDAVVIRSGTVSKLERGLPESGDRHIFEYYRHIIVSLDYAKSERRRASFLTYCPDLVIVDEAHTCARGNSGETSVQQRHQLVQEVAKKLDRHLVLLTATPHSGIEASFLSILGLLKPEFEFDLDRLTEAQRTQLANHFVQRRRADVKLWLGNETPFPERESLELPYRLSKEYRNLFEEVYNFARGLVKTADDRLSYAQRRGRYWSALALIRCVMSSPAAAIATLTRQASKADVSELVNDIDEELLGAYVYDPTEQEQATDAPPTVVVEQGQQSYADTDRRKLRTFVQLAEKLQGEKDVKLQQAIATVELLLKQGFNPIIWCRYIATANYLAAALKQLERGRNIRVLAITGEMPEDVRETQLTDLQSYPQRVMVATDCLSEGINLQEHFSAVVHYDLPWNPNRLEQREGRIDRYGQTIPVVKSYLLYGQDNPVDGAVLEVLIRKAVQIHKTLGITVPVPMDSATVTEAVFKSLFEHAPEAKQLSLLDLLESDALNQVHQSWDRAVEREKISRTRFAQRSIKPAEVEQELVESDLILGDEQDVERFVRAACERLNSSLIKKKQGWLLPSPPQCLKAVLGDKQRLVSFTTPTPEGVEYVGRNHPLVEGLARHLLEEALDNTSNPAAARCGFTVTDAVDQRTILLLLRLRHLLKTPQHQSLLAEECLVAGFTGSPTNPLWLSDEAARNLLQQAEPVGDLPIGRKRLEIDQFLEQVGELEEELRSFAERRSHSLSQSHRRVRAITKEGQVRVQPQLPMDILGILILQPGQPKVNR